The following nucleotide sequence is from Myxococcota bacterium.
GTGCGCGTTGGCCGGCACCTGGAGGTTGGCGTCGCTTCCGCCGCTGAGATAAGGCATGTGCGGGTCGAGGTAGTGCACGTACAGGAACAGTGGCCGAGCCCCCGGCGAGGTGCGCGCGCGCTCGGCCAGGAAGCGCCGGACGGCTTCGTTCACGTCGGTGGCGCGCGCGTACGGTGCAGTCGGAGAGTCGAGCTCCTCGAACCGGTCGAAGCCGCGGCTGAAGCCCGACGCGATGCCCACGTTCGCGTAGTTGGCCACGAACGCGGCAGTCTCGTAACCGGCGCGCCGCATCACCTCCGCGAGCGTCGTCGCACCGCTCGCGAGGCGAAGTCCGCGATCGATCGCTCCGTGCTCCTCGGGAAGGAGGCCCGTGAAGAACGAGGCCACCGACGGACGCGTCCACGGCGCATTCGCATGCACGTCGGCGAAGCGCACACACTTCGCTGCGAGCGCGTCGAGAGCGGGCATCGAGTGCGTGGTGTTGCCGTACTCCGCGAGCGAGTCCGCTCGCCAGGTGTCGACGAGCACGAAGACGAGACTGCGCGGGTCGAGGTCGCCGTTCGCGCTCGCGAGCGGCGACGGCGCCACGGGCGCGCTCGTCGACGCCGCGCGGCCGCGCGCCCATTCGGCCTCGCGCACGTCCTCGATCGGCGTCGCGAGCGCGTAGTACGCGGGCGTCCCGAGCAGGGTGTTGTGGCGGAGCAGGTGCCAGCGCGACCCGTCCGATGCGTGGAAGGCCAGCAATACCGCCGCGGGCGTCGCGATGAACCCCGATGCGGCCGTCGCAGCGAGAGGGGCGGCCGGAAGCGAAGCGCGCCCGCGATCGACGATCCACGCGTAGAGCAGACCGCCGAGGAGGGTCGCCGCGAGGACGCTCGCGCCGTCGTCGGGCCGGTGCGTGAGCTCGCGGACGTGCCACACCGCGACGGCGGCGACGCCGAGCGATGCCACCGCGCCGAGGGGGCGTGCGAGCCGCGCTGCGAGACGAGCCGTCGCGTGCAGGGCGACGGCGAGCGCCGCGTAGGCGAGTGCGACGGGGACGAGGTCGGCGGCCGGATGCGTGTAGCGATCGCACGCGAGCGCGAGGCCCTGGAAGCCGGCGGCAAGGGCGAGCGCCTCGGCGACGAAACGTACGCCTCCATGTCGCGCTGCGGATCCGTCACTCGCGGTCATGTCGCTCTCCGCTGACACCGGTGGGGGACTGTCGGGTCCACACGCTCCCGCGGCATCGCTCACGGTCCGCGACGGGTAGCGCGAAGCGCGGGTGGTTGCGCCTCACCGGCGGTCTCGCGGAGGACGGTGCACAGGGCGTCGACCGAACGTTCCCAGGTGAGCTCCGCGACGCGCCGCGCGCCGACCTCGACGCGGCGTGCGACATCGGGCCGCCCGACGAGCACGTCCTCGATCGCGCGTGCGACGTCGTCGGGATCGGTCGGGCGGAAGTAGCGCGCGGCGCCTCCCGCGATCTCGCGGAACGACGGCAAGTCGCTCGCGAGGATCGGTGTCCTCGCGAGCATCGCCTCGAGCAGCGGATGCCCGAAGGTCTCGAGCAGGGAAGGGAACACGAGCGCGAGCGCGCCGCGGTAGTACGCGAGCACCTGGGCGTAGGGTACGGCGCCGAGGAAGCGCACACGGCTCGCAACGCCGAGCCGGCGCGCCTCGGATTCGAGATGGCGCGCCCAGCCTGGGTCGAGATCGCGTCCGCCGGCGATCCAGAACTCGACACGCGGGTCGACGCGGAGCAGCGCCTCGAAGACGACCTCGAGATTCTTGTGTCGCTCGAGGTTCGCGGGCACGAACAGGTAGGGCGGGAGCGGGCCCTCGGCCGCGGCGGCGATTGGCGCCGTCTCGAACGCGGCGGCGTCGATCCCGTGCGGGACGATCGTGAAACGCTCCGGGGCGATGCCGACGAGCGGGCCGATCGCGTCGGCGGCGGCGCGCGTCGGCGTCACGACGCGCACGTCCGGTCGACGCACGCCGCGGCGGACGAGCCGGAAGAGGAGCCGCGTGCGCGGCGTGTCGTAGAAGCGACGGTCGTAGATGTTGAGATTGCGGAGCGCGACCACCGTCGGCGCGTGGCCGACCGCGGGGGCGACGTCCGCCGGGCAGTAGAGCACGTCGAACTCGCGCGCGGCGCGTGGGAGCCACAGCTGCTCGACGGCCACGCGTGCGAGCGTGCCCACGCCGCGCGACTCGGGCAGGTCGACCTCGATCCTCGGCAGCCCCGCCGCCTCCTCCGCGGACAGCCGACCCCGCGCGATGGCAACGTGGAACGAAAGGCCGCGATCGACGCGCGCGGCTTCGCGCAGGAGATTGCGCAGATAGCTCCGACTGCCGCCGGTCGAGGCGAGCGACAGCCCGTTGACGAGCACGCGGACGGACACGGCGGCGCAGGGTAGCGGCCCGGTGCGGGCCGCGGCTGGCAGCCGTGCCGACGATCTCCGATCCTCGCCGCGCCGGCTCCCCCACGAGAGATCGAATGCGGATCCGACCTTCGACCGCGCTCGTCTGCGCG
It contains:
- a CDS encoding sulfatase, which codes for MTASDGSAARHGGVRFVAEALALAAGFQGLALACDRYTHPAADLVPVALAYAALAVALHATARLAARLARPLGAVASLGVAAVAVWHVRELTHRPDDGASVLAATLLGGLLYAWIVDRGRASLPAAPLAATAASGFIATPAAVLLAFHASDGSRWHLLRHNTLLGTPAYYALATPIEDVREAEWARGRAASTSAPVAPSPLASANGDLDPRSLVFVLVDTWRADSLAEYGNTTHSMPALDALAAKCVRFADVHANAPWTRPSVASFFTGLLPEEHGAIDRGLRLASGATTLAEVMRRAGYETAAFVANYANVGIASGFSRGFDRFEELDSPTAPYARATDVNEAVRRFLAERARTSPGARPLFLYVHYLDPHMPYLSGGSDANLQVPANAHRAYERELSFADGQVSALIGDAVRALGPSTLVFLTSDHGEEFGEHGGLGHGLSLHPELLHLPAILCAEDVAAERVGGRLEARDFFDLLPRLAARPRGERVESLDRWVDARVRLRRDERYASSYIRTPSAWHRPYQTLIVQRGIDLADAKLVWSGYGETTQVYDLLRDPTEHRDVAGSDRARLDRLRAALEAAVPYWHPVESDTESDIPIELLRNLGYAE
- a CDS encoding glycosyltransferase family 1 protein; translated protein: MSVRVLVNGLSLASTGGSRSYLRNLLREAARVDRGLSFHVAIARGRLSAEEAAGLPRIEVDLPESRGVGTLARVAVEQLWLPRAAREFDVLYCPADVAPAVGHAPTVVALRNLNIYDRRFYDTPRTRLLFRLVRRGVRRPDVRVVTPTRAAADAIGPLVGIAPERFTIVPHGIDAAAFETAPIAAAAEGPLPPYLFVPANLERHKNLEVVFEALLRVDPRVEFWIAGGRDLDPGWARHLESEARRLGVASRVRFLGAVPYAQVLAYYRGALALVFPSLLETFGHPLLEAMLARTPILASDLPSFREIAGGAARYFRPTDPDDVARAIEDVLVGRPDVARRVEVGARRVAELTWERSVDALCTVLRETAGEAQPPALRATRRGP